The Kluyveromyces lactis strain NRRL Y-1140 chromosome B complete sequence genome contains a region encoding:
- the ORA1 gene encoding oxidoreductase (highly similar to uniprot|Q05016 Saccharomyces cerevisiae YMR226C NADP()-dependent dehydrogenase acts on serine L-allo-threonine and other 3-hydroxy acids), with amino-acid sequence MSQGRKAAERLQNKTIFITGASAGIGQATALEYLDAANGNVKLILAARRLAKLEELKEKINAEYPQAKVYIGQLDVTETEKIQPFIDNLPEEFKDIDILINNAGKALGSDVVGTISSEDIKGMIDTNVVALINVTQAVLPIFKAKNSGDIVNLGSVAGRDAYPTGSIYCASKHAVRAFTQSLRKELINTGIRVIEIAPGNVETEFSLVRYKGDADRAKQVYKGTTPLYADDIADLIVYATSRKPNTVIADVLVFASNQASPYHIYRGE; translated from the coding sequence ATGTCTCAAGGTAGAAAGGCTGCTGAAAGATTGCAAAACAAGACAATTTTCATTACCGGTGCTTCTGCAGGTATTGGTCAAGCCACAGCATTGGAATATCTAGATGCTGCTAACGGTAATGTCAAATTGATCTTAGCAGCAAGAAGGTTGGCtaagttggaagaattgaaggaaaaaatcAATGCTGAATACCCACAAGCTAAAGTATATATCGGTCAATTGGACGTCACTGAAACTGAGAAGATTCAACCTTTCATTGATAACTTGCCGGAAGAATTCAAGGATATCGATATTTTGATTAACAATGCCGGTAAAGCTTTGGGATCTGATGTTGTCGGTACCATCAGTAGCGAGGACATCAAAGGTATGATAGATACTAACGTTGTTGCCCTTATCAACGTTACCCAAGCTGTTTTGCCTATTTTCAAAGCAAAGAATTCCGGTGACATCGTTAACTTAGGTTCTGTTGCCGGTAGAGATGCATATCCAACTGGTTCTATCTATTGTGCTTCGAAGCATGCTGTCAGAGCGTTCACTCAGTCtttgagaaaagaattaatCAATACTGGTATTAGGGTCATTGAGATTGCTCCAGGTAATGTCGAAACTGAGTTCTCTCTAGTTAGATACAAGGGTGATGCCGATCGTGCTAAACAGGTTTACAAAGGTACTACTCCTCTATATGCAGATGACATTGCTGACTTGATCGTTTATGCCACTTCAAGAAAACCTAATACTGTCATCGCTGATGTTTTGGTATTTGCTTCCAACCAAGCATCTCCTTACCACATTTACCGTGGCGAATAG
- the FCY1 gene encoding cytosine deaminase (highly similar to uniprot|Q12178 Saccharomyces cerevisiae YPR062W FCY1 Cytosine deaminase involved in salvage pathways of pyrimidine metabolism) encodes MAEWDKKGMDKAYEEAAIGYKEGGVPIGGCLIDNLTGEILGSGHNMRFQKGSPTLHGETSTLENAGRLKGSVYKHCTMYTTLSPCDMCTGAILLYGIGRVVVGENVNFKSPGEKYLAERGIEVKVVDDERCIEIMKDFIAKRPEDWFEDIGE; translated from the coding sequence ATGGCTGAATGGGATAAGAAGGGCATGGACAAAGCCTATGAAGAGGCTGCCATTGGATACAAAGAAGGCGGTGTTCCAATTGGAGGATGTTTGATTGACAACTTGACTGGTGAAATTTTGGGAAGTGGACACAACATGAGGTTCCAAAAGGGGTCGCCAACATTGCACGGTGAAACTTCTACCTTGGAAAACGCTGGTAGATTGAAGGGAAGCGTTTACAAGCATTGTACGATGTATACTACTCTATCACCTTGCGACATGTGTACCGGTGCTATCTTGTTATATGGTATTGGTCGTGTTGTCGTTGGTGAAAACGTCAACTTCAAGAGTCCCGGTGAGAAATACTTGGCTGAGAGGGGTATCGAAGTTAAAGTTGTTGATGACGAGCGTTGCATTGAGATCATGAAAGATTTCATTGCAAAAAGGCCAGAAGATTggtttgaagatattggaGAATAA
- a CDS encoding uncharacterized protein (similar to uniprot|Q12160 Saccharomyces cerevisiae YPR063C) encodes MPLNNVRRPDLVATYNHTPAPKGLYSSSSSSQGMLSQSMPMAAMFMKNKFLAWFAVLTTWHVFLTSQPDPSNPTDSPFMKIGMAVLAVGMNYLGLFFPGTQPPPLGVVPKATSDSSATTTA; translated from the coding sequence ATGCCATTGAACAATGTCAGAAGACCAGATTTGGTCGCTACTTATAACCACACACCGGCTCCAAAGGGGTTATACAGCtcttcctcctcctccCAAGGTATGCTAAGTCAATCTATGCCAATGGCTGCTATGTTCATGAAAAACAAGTTCCTTGCATGGTTTGCTGTTTTGACTACGTGGCACGTATTCCTTACTTCCCAACCAGATCCATCCAACCCAACTGATTCACCATTCATGAAAATCGGTATGGCTGTATTAGCTGTTGGTATGAATTACTTAGGATTGTTCTTCCCAGGTACTCAACCTCCTCCACTCGGTGTTGTTCCTAAAGCCACTTCCGATTCATCGGCTACTACAACTGCTTGA